A genome region from Dolichospermum compactum NIES-806 includes the following:
- a CDS encoding Uma2 family endonuclease, which produces MIQTLSKVTTFEEFVAGLPENTGVRYELHNGNIIEMAQPVGEHEESKGFLTIKLSGIIERLELPYLIPNQVLVRPEGKDSGYFPDVLVLNRENLVNEKLWKKESILSNGASIPLVIEIVSTNWRDDYHLKYADYEEMGISEYWIVDYAALGGRNFIGNPKQPTISVCNLVDGEYQISKFRDHERIISQTFPGLDLTANQIFQASV; this is translated from the coding sequence ATGATTCAAACTTTATCTAAAGTTACTACCTTTGAAGAATTTGTCGCTGGGCTTCCTGAAAATACCGGGGTACGTTACGAACTACATAATGGGAATATCATTGAAATGGCACAACCAGTAGGAGAACACGAAGAATCAAAAGGGTTTTTAACGATCAAGCTAAGTGGTATAATTGAGCGGTTAGAACTTCCCTATTTAATTCCCAACCAAGTTCTGGTTAGACCAGAAGGTAAAGATTCTGGTTATTTTCCAGATGTGTTAGTGCTAAATCGTGAAAATCTAGTAAACGAAAAATTATGGAAAAAAGAATCTATCCTGAGTAATGGTGCATCTATACCTTTGGTGATTGAAATTGTCTCAACTAATTGGCGTGATGATTACCATTTGAAATATGCTGATTATGAGGAAATGGGAATTTCTGAATATTGGATTGTAGATTATGCAGCTTTAGGTGGAAGAAATTTTATTGGTAATCCTAAACAACCGACAATCTCTGTTTGTAATTTGGTTGATGGAGAATATCAAATTAGTAAGTTTAGAGATCATGAACGGATTATTTCCCAAACTTTTCCTGGATTAGATCTTACAGCAAATCAAATTTTTCAAGCTTCTGTATAA